A window from Enterococcus mediterraneensis encodes these proteins:
- a CDS encoding ClbS/DfsB family four-helix bundle protein, which yields MIDKNEKEILLLNSEKNFKELLEIIESVPKSKRGISIETPERDKNFRDVLMHLYEWHAMLERWYREGMDGDIPFMPAPGYKWSSIKLLNIRIWENYQDVTLNQAIKKLKLSHQRVTDLIKIHTNEEIVTKKYYKWTKTSNLFSYFTANTSNHYIWAVKKCEVIAKALKEIENENFVKTST from the coding sequence ATGATAGACAAAAATGAGAAAGAGATTTTATTATTGAATAGCGAGAAAAATTTCAAAGAACTACTTGAAATAATTGAATCAGTACCGAAAAGTAAAAGAGGAATTTCTATTGAAACTCCAGAGAGAGATAAAAATTTTAGAGATGTTTTAATGCATCTTTATGAATGGCACGCAATGCTTGAGAGATGGTATAGAGAGGGTATGGATGGGGATATTCCTTTTATGCCAGCACCTGGTTATAAGTGGAGTAGTATTAAACTCCTGAATATACGGATTTGGGAGAACTATCAAGATGTGACATTAAATCAAGCTATAAAAAAATTGAAGTTAAGTCACCAAAGAGTAACAGACTTAATTAAAATACATACGAATGAAGAAATCGTGACAAAAAAATATTATAAGTGGACGAAAACAAGTAATTTGTTCAGTTATTTTACAGCGAACACATCTAATCATTACATTTGGGCTGTGAAAAAATGTGAAGTTATCGCAAAGGCTTTAAAAGAAATAGAAAATGAAAATTTTGTAAAAACGTCTACTTAA
- a CDS encoding type II toxin-antitoxin system death-on-curing family toxin has translation MIYLSERDIVKLNVIQIKRYSPKETIGVIDKNALSMAVNQPKQHIFGKDLYPDVFSKAAVLLINLIKKHPFHNANKRTAFLATYIFLKLNGCSLKMENQEVVEFVVRIATYQGEFNDLKEATTDILKNNSTKIGAN, from the coding sequence ATGATTTATTTGAGCGAAAGAGACATTGTAAAATTGAATGTTATTCAAATAAAAAGATATTCACCAAAGGAAACAATTGGCGTTATTGATAAAAATGCTTTGAGTATGGCTGTAAATCAACCGAAACAGCATATTTTTGGAAAAGATCTCTATCCCGATGTGTTCAGCAAAGCAGCAGTTCTCTTAATAAATCTGATCAAAAAGCATCCATTTCACAATGCTAATAAACGTACAGCATTTTTAGCTACATATATTTTTCTTAAGCTAAACGGCTGTTCACTGAAAATGGAAAATCAGGAAGTTGTAGAATTTGTAGTTAGAATTGCTACGTATCAGGGGGAGTTTAATGACTTAAAAGAGGCAACAACTGATATACTAAAAAATAATTCCACAAAAATAGGAGCAAACTAG
- a CDS encoding toll/interleukin-1 receptor domain-containing protein, which translates to MTGRNPKVFISYSWENKENKEWARELADKLLENGIDAYIDQYDLSLGDRLPQFMEQQISDSDYVLIICTPEYKKKANNRTSGVGYEGHIISAELLSGKNERKFIPIIKEGRASEVLPTFLAGKLGIDLSDSQHYDENLDDLITTIFGVKRKPALGDIPRHIKGSPLLPIEHNENKDIEILGIITDKVTVPKMDGSRGSALYKIPFRLNRVPSQLWKELFVRNWNSPPRYTTMHRPGIASVVDDEILLNGTTIEEVREYHRETLKLCIEKSNTQEKKILLEEEQKKERENERVRSHKESVQKLADELEF; encoded by the coding sequence ATGACTGGTAGAAATCCCAAAGTATTTATATCATATTCATGGGAGAATAAGGAAAATAAAGAATGGGCTAGAGAACTAGCAGACAAATTACTTGAAAACGGTATTGATGCATATATAGATCAGTATGATTTAAGTTTAGGTGATAGATTACCTCAGTTTATGGAGCAACAAATATCCGATTCAGATTATGTTCTAATTATATGTACACCAGAGTATAAAAAAAAGGCAAATAATCGTACAAGTGGTGTTGGGTATGAAGGTCATATTATCTCAGCAGAATTGCTTTCTGGAAAAAATGAACGTAAATTTATCCCAATAATTAAAGAAGGACGTGCAAGCGAAGTACTTCCTACTTTTCTTGCTGGAAAGCTTGGAATTGATTTATCAGATAGCCAACATTATGATGAAAACTTAGATGATTTAATTACAACTATATTTGGTGTTAAGAGAAAACCAGCATTAGGTGATATACCTAGGCATATTAAAGGCAGTCCCTTACTACCTATAGAACATAATGAAAATAAAGATATTGAAATCTTAGGAATTATCACTGATAAAGTAACTGTACCTAAAATGGATGGCTCAAGGGGTTCTGCATTATATAAAATTCCATTTAGATTAAATAGAGTACCAAGTCAGCTTTGGAAAGAGTTGTTTGTTAGAAATTGGAATTCACCACCACGATATACAACAATGCATAGACCAGGAATTGCTTCTGTTGTAGACGATGAAATTTTACTTAATGGAACAACTATTGAGGAAGTCCGGGAATATCATCGGGAAACTTTAAAACTTTGCATTGAAAAAAGTAATACTCAAGAAAAAAAAATATTGCTAGAGGAGGAACAAAAAAAAGAGAGAGAGAATGAGCGAGTCAGATCACATAAAGAAAGTGTTCAGAAATTAGCAGATGAATTAGAGTTCTAG
- a CDS encoding recombinase family protein: MKIAYIRVSSIDQNEQRQIEEMKKFGAEKIFIEKQSGATISHRPIFQEALDFVREQDIFIVEAIDRLGRNYDEIIDSVNYLKKKNVRLIITSLPIMAEASGNPLLDKFIKDLIIQILAMIAEQERTESKRRQAQGIMIAKANGVYKGRPKLYSANTKDPQRRLVYRSIVQDLENGVAISKIATDYNVTRQTVYRIKKELTIN, from the coding sequence TTGAAAATTGCATATATCCGAGTTTCATCAATCGATCAAAATGAACAACGGCAAATTGAAGAAATGAAAAAGTTTGGCGCTGAAAAAATTTTTATAGAAAAGCAATCTGGAGCGACGATTAGTCATCGTCCGATTTTTCAGGAAGCTTTAGATTTTGTCAGAGAGCAAGATATTTTTATTGTAGAAGCCATTGATCGACTTGGACGAAATTATGACGAGATTATCGATTCAGTGAATTATTTAAAGAAGAAAAATGTACGACTCATTATCACCAGTTTACCGATCATGGCTGAAGCAAGCGGAAATCCTCTCCTGGATAAATTTATCAAAGACCTAATCATTCAAATTTTGGCCATGATTGCTGAACAAGAGCGTACTGAATCAAAACGACGCCAGGCACAAGGGATAATGATTGCTAAAGCAAACGGCGTCTATAAAGGACGTCCTAAGTTATACAGTGCGAACACAAAAGATCCTCAACGTCGCCTTGTTTATAGAAGCATCGTTCAGGACCTGGAGAATGGTGTCGCTATTTCAAAAATAGCAACAGACTATAATGTAACTAGACAAACTGTGTATCGAATTAAGAAAGAACTGACTATCAACTAG
- a CDS encoding AbiJ-NTD4 domain-containing protein, giving the protein MLFSERLGFKKVEDIILVDRLSETLKNSLANVIYDIFQESHKIHSEYDYRKTGSWKIYYFLIKEFFKGQINNSLDCGYGFTVYYEEIIDRLDNMEWYAYFDLLETLAKMKIIDIRKRKRINNILESENSGYRLSESNEFIPITDDVAIKNIDAASESTFEYAKNHIQKSLTYISDKQNQDYNNVVREAISAVESCIIEISGLPATKKNTLGTAVKAIRDNPNIEIDLTFLKPFETMYGLASNNGIRHAGNEKAIVSDLPDAILVLTTCSALINYLGIKLLNNPPK; this is encoded by the coding sequence ATGCTTTTTTCTGAAAGATTAGGTTTTAAAAAAGTGGAAGATATTATACTTGTAGATAGATTGTCAGAAACTCTTAAAAATAGTTTAGCAAATGTGATTTATGATATTTTTCAAGAGAGTCATAAGATCCATAGTGAGTATGATTATAGGAAAACGGGTTCTTGGAAAATATACTACTTTTTAATAAAAGAGTTTTTTAAAGGACAAATAAATAATAGTTTGGATTGTGGGTATGGTTTTACTGTTTACTATGAGGAGATTATTGATCGTTTAGATAACATGGAGTGGTATGCATATTTTGATTTACTAGAGACTTTAGCAAAGATGAAAATAATAGATATACGAAAAAGGAAACGCATTAATAACATACTAGAATCGGAAAATTCAGGTTATAGATTAAGTGAAAGTAATGAATTTATACCGATAACAGACGACGTTGCTATTAAGAATATAGATGCTGCATCAGAATCAACATTTGAATATGCCAAAAATCATATTCAGAAATCTCTTACATATATAAGTGATAAGCAAAATCAAGACTATAATAATGTTGTCAGAGAAGCAATCAGTGCTGTTGAAAGCTGTATTATTGAAATTTCAGGTTTGCCAGCAACAAAAAAGAATACTTTAGGAACTGCTGTTAAAGCAATTAGGGATAACCCGAATATTGAAATTGATCTTACCTTTTTAAAACCGTTTGAGACTATGTATGGTTTAGCGAGTAATAATGGAATAAGACATGCTGGAAATGAAAAAGCGATTGTGTCTGATTTACCAGATGCAATTTTAGTACTAACAACATGTTCAGCCTTAATTAATTATTTGGGAATAAAATTGCTAAATAATCCTCCAAAATAA
- a CDS encoding AbrB/MazE/SpoVT family DNA-binding domain-containing protein, with product MNIKKRKIREVGNSIVVTLSKESLLQKGLKPGDTIFIDEDKMMDAIVKEESNLDLEIDMYVNQALSEYDAAFKELVDR from the coding sequence ATGAATATAAAAAAACGAAAAATTAGAGAAGTAGGTAACTCAATAGTTGTCACTTTATCAAAAGAGAGTTTATTACAAAAAGGATTGAAACCTGGAGATACTATTTTTATTGATGAAGACAAAATGATGGATGCAATCGTGAAAGAAGAAAGCAATTTAGATCTCGAAATTGATATGTATGTGAATCAAGCTCTATCTGAATATGATGCGGCGTTCAAGGAATTAGTTGATCGATGA